In Papio anubis isolate 15944 chromosome 20, Panubis1.0, whole genome shotgun sequence, a single window of DNA contains:
- the ANKLE1 gene encoding ankyrin repeat and LEM domain-containing protein 1 isoform X3 gives MWTPVRRGAAWLGTLLSPGEGPHEPRGGAAHAHKPAAGSRKSTRQAVRFGPRQGMCSEALLARRAVEELLRCGADPNLVLEDGAAAVHLAAGARHPRGLRCLGALLRQGGDPNARSVEALTPLHVAAAWGCRRGLELLLSQGANPALRDQDGLRPLDLALQQGHLECARVLQDLDTRTRTRTRIGAETQEPEAAPGTPGLSGSPDEMLDSIALQTQPCRGDNRDMGLEADSGPPSLPVPLEIVDKDGSSASPPGHWDYSSDASFITAVEVSGAEDPASDTPPRAGSLPPTRQGLLHVVHATQRVPRSQGTEAELNARLQALTLTPPNAAGFQSSPSSMPLLVRSPAHSPPQTPPAGPSDCHSLWEHQTSIDSDMATLWPTEDEASSTGGRDPVGCCQHPPVSIVSDLELLQGLRALGENPGPVTPFTRRFYLQRLKEAQIAPGPEFSGHSLELAAALRTGCIPDVQADEDALAQQFEQPDPTRRWREGVVKSSFTYLLLDPRETQDLPARAFSLTPAERLQTFVRAIFYVGKGTRARPYVHLWEALGHHGRSRKQGSRRSPTRNKGTAMEWWQAGHLLVAGAWGCTCCTAPSSSSWLKASDSFVPRTFRPGAECWGVGHPAWEEMFECSSCPVLTAAPISGFRRGVCVCREHQGRSPV, from the exons ATGTGGACCCCGGTGCGGCGCGGGGCAGCCTGGCTGGGAACCCTGCTCAGCCCCGGAGAGGGTCCCCATGAGCCGAGGGGCGGAGCGGCGCATGCCCACAAGCCAGCCGCGGGAAGTAGGAAATCGACCCGCCAGGCGGTGCGCTTCGGACCCCGCCAGGGCATGTGCTCCGAGGCCCTCCTGGCTCGCAG GGCGGTAGAGGAGCTGCTGCGCTGCGGCGCGGACCCTAATTTGGTGCTGGAGGATGGCGCAGCTGCTGTGCACTTGGCTGCCGGAGCCCGGCACCCGCGCGGCCTGCGTTGCCTCGGGGCCCTACTGCGCCAAGGCGGGGACCCCAACGCTCG ATCTGTCGAGGCATTGACGCCGCTGCATGTGGCCGCTGCCTGGGGCTGCCGCCGCGGCCTGGAGCTGCTGCTGAGCCAAGGAGCAAACCCGGCGCTGCGCGACCAG GACGGACTCCGGCCGCTGGACCTGGCCCTGCAGCAGGGGCACCTGGAGTGTGCGCGAGTCCTGCAAGATCTCGACACGCGGACCAGGACCCGGACCCGGATCGGGGCAGAGACCCAGGAGCCCGAGGCTGCACCTGGCA CTCCAGGCCTCTCTGGATCTCCTGATGAGATGCTGGACTCCATAGCACTCCAAACGCAGCCATGCAGAGGTGACAACAGGGACATGGGCTTGGAGGCTGACTCAGGACCCCCCAGCCTCCCTGTTCCCCTTGAAATTGTGGACAAAGATGGGAGCTCAGCGTCCCCTCCAgggcactgggattacagctcaGATGCCTCTTTCATCACAGCAGTTGAGGTCTCTGGAGCGGAGGACCCAGCCTCGGACACTCCCCCCCGGGCTGGGTCATTGCCACCGACCAGGCAGGGACTTCTGCATGTTGTCCATGCCACCCAGAGGGTACCTAGGTCTCAGGGCACGGAGGCAGAACTGAATGCCCGTCTGCAGGCCCTGACTCTGACCCCACCAAATGCTGCTGGCTTCCAgtcctccccttcctccatgcCTCTCCTCGTCAGGAGTCCAGCTCACAGCCCCCCACAGACACCACCCGCTGGACCTTCTGACTGCCACAGCCTGTGGGAGCACCAGACATCCATTGATAGTGACATGGCGACGCTCTGGCCGACAGAGGATGAGGCAAGCTCTACAGGTGGCAGGGACCCTGTCGGCTGTTGCCAGCACCCGCCAGTCTCCATTGTGTCTGACTTGGAGTTGCTGCAGGGGCTCCGAGCGCTTGGTGAGAATCCTGGCCCTGTCACACCCTTCACCCGGCGATTCTACCTCCAGCGGCTGAAAGAAGCCCAGATTGCCCCTG GCCCAGAGTTTTCAGGGCACAGCCTAGAACTGGCTGCAGCCCTGCGGACAGGCTGTATTCCAGATGTCCAGGCAGATGAAGACGCGCTGGCCCAGCAGTTTGAGCAGCCAGATCCCACCAGGAGGTGGCGGGAGGGGGTCGTGAAGTCTAGCTTCACATATTTGCTGCTGGACCCCAG GGAGACTCAGGACCTGCCAGCCCGAGCCTTCTCACTGACCCCAGCTGAGCGCCTTCAGACTTTCGTCCGTGCCATCTTCTACGTGGGCAAAGGGACGAGGGCCCGGCCATATGTCCACCTCTGGGAAGCCCTTGGTCACCATGGGCGGTCAAGAAAACAG GGATCCAGACGCTCACCAACCAGAAACAAGGGCACTGCTATGGAGTGGTGGCAGGCTGGCCACCTGCTCGTCGCCGGCGCTTGGGGGTGCACCTGCTGCACCGCGCCCTCCTCGTCTTCCTGGCTGAAGGCGAGCGACAGCTTCGTCCCCAGGACATTCAGGCCCGGGGCTGAGTGCTGGGGAGTTGGCCATCCAGCCTGGGAAGAAATGTTTGAATGTTCCAGCTGCCCTGTGCTGACAGCAGCCCCCATCTCTGGTTTCAgaaggggggtgtgtgtgtgtagggagcaCCAGGGCAGATCTCCAGTCTGA
- the ANKLE1 gene encoding ankyrin repeat and LEM domain-containing protein 1 isoform X5 — MWTPVRRGAAWLGTLLSPGEGPHEPRGGAAHAHKPAAGSRKSTRQAVRFGPRQGMCSEALLARRAVEELLRCGADPNLVLEDGAAAVHLAAGARHPRGLRCLGALLRQGGDPNARSVEALTPLHVAAAWGCRRGLELLLSQGANPALRDQDGLRPLDLALQQGHLECARVLQDLDTRTRTRTRIGAETQEPEAAPGTPGLSGSPDEMLDSIALQTQPCRGDNRDMGLEADSGPPSLPVPLEIVDKDGSSASPPGHWDYSSDASFITAVEVSGAEDPASDTPPRAGSLPPTRQGLLHVVHATQRVPRSQGTEAELNARLQALTLTPPNAAGFQSSPSSMPLLVRSPAHSPPQTPPAGPSDCHSLWEHQTSIDSDMATLWPTEDEASSTGGRDPVGCCQHPPVSIVSDLELLQGLRALGPEFSGHSLELAAALRTGCIPDVQADEDALAQQFEQPDPTRRWREGVVKSSFTYLLLDPRETQDLPARAFSLTPAERLQTFVRAIFYVGKGTRARPYVHLWEALGHHGRSRKQGSRRSPTRNKGTAMEWWQAGHLLVAGAWGCTCCTAPSSSSWLKASDSFVPRTFRPGAECWGVGHPAWEEMFECSSCPVLTAAPISGFRRGVCVCREHQGRSPV; from the exons ATGTGGACCCCGGTGCGGCGCGGGGCAGCCTGGCTGGGAACCCTGCTCAGCCCCGGAGAGGGTCCCCATGAGCCGAGGGGCGGAGCGGCGCATGCCCACAAGCCAGCCGCGGGAAGTAGGAAATCGACCCGCCAGGCGGTGCGCTTCGGACCCCGCCAGGGCATGTGCTCCGAGGCCCTCCTGGCTCGCAG GGCGGTAGAGGAGCTGCTGCGCTGCGGCGCGGACCCTAATTTGGTGCTGGAGGATGGCGCAGCTGCTGTGCACTTGGCTGCCGGAGCCCGGCACCCGCGCGGCCTGCGTTGCCTCGGGGCCCTACTGCGCCAAGGCGGGGACCCCAACGCTCG ATCTGTCGAGGCATTGACGCCGCTGCATGTGGCCGCTGCCTGGGGCTGCCGCCGCGGCCTGGAGCTGCTGCTGAGCCAAGGAGCAAACCCGGCGCTGCGCGACCAG GACGGACTCCGGCCGCTGGACCTGGCCCTGCAGCAGGGGCACCTGGAGTGTGCGCGAGTCCTGCAAGATCTCGACACGCGGACCAGGACCCGGACCCGGATCGGGGCAGAGACCCAGGAGCCCGAGGCTGCACCTGGCA CTCCAGGCCTCTCTGGATCTCCTGATGAGATGCTGGACTCCATAGCACTCCAAACGCAGCCATGCAGAGGTGACAACAGGGACATGGGCTTGGAGGCTGACTCAGGACCCCCCAGCCTCCCTGTTCCCCTTGAAATTGTGGACAAAGATGGGAGCTCAGCGTCCCCTCCAgggcactgggattacagctcaGATGCCTCTTTCATCACAGCAGTTGAGGTCTCTGGAGCGGAGGACCCAGCCTCGGACACTCCCCCCCGGGCTGGGTCATTGCCACCGACCAGGCAGGGACTTCTGCATGTTGTCCATGCCACCCAGAGGGTACCTAGGTCTCAGGGCACGGAGGCAGAACTGAATGCCCGTCTGCAGGCCCTGACTCTGACCCCACCAAATGCTGCTGGCTTCCAgtcctccccttcctccatgcCTCTCCTCGTCAGGAGTCCAGCTCACAGCCCCCCACAGACACCACCCGCTGGACCTTCTGACTGCCACAGCCTGTGGGAGCACCAGACATCCATTGATAGTGACATGGCGACGCTCTGGCCGACAGAGGATGAGGCAAGCTCTACAGGTGGCAGGGACCCTGTCGGCTGTTGCCAGCACCCGCCAGTCTCCATTGTGTCTGACTTGGAGTTGCTGCAGGGGCTCCGAGCGCTTG GCCCAGAGTTTTCAGGGCACAGCCTAGAACTGGCTGCAGCCCTGCGGACAGGCTGTATTCCAGATGTCCAGGCAGATGAAGACGCGCTGGCCCAGCAGTTTGAGCAGCCAGATCCCACCAGGAGGTGGCGGGAGGGGGTCGTGAAGTCTAGCTTCACATATTTGCTGCTGGACCCCAG GGAGACTCAGGACCTGCCAGCCCGAGCCTTCTCACTGACCCCAGCTGAGCGCCTTCAGACTTTCGTCCGTGCCATCTTCTACGTGGGCAAAGGGACGAGGGCCCGGCCATATGTCCACCTCTGGGAAGCCCTTGGTCACCATGGGCGGTCAAGAAAACAG GGATCCAGACGCTCACCAACCAGAAACAAGGGCACTGCTATGGAGTGGTGGCAGGCTGGCCACCTGCTCGTCGCCGGCGCTTGGGGGTGCACCTGCTGCACCGCGCCCTCCTCGTCTTCCTGGCTGAAGGCGAGCGACAGCTTCGTCCCCAGGACATTCAGGCCCGGGGCTGAGTGCTGGGGAGTTGGCCATCCAGCCTGGGAAGAAATGTTTGAATGTTCCAGCTGCCCTGTGCTGACAGCAGCCCCCATCTCTGGTTTCAgaaggggggtgtgtgtgtgtagggagcaCCAGGGCAGATCTCCAGTCTGA
- the ANKLE1 gene encoding ankyrin repeat and LEM domain-containing protein 1 isoform X6 yields the protein MSRGAERRMPTSQPREVGNRPARRAVEELLRCGADPNLVLEDGAAAVHLAAGARHPRGLRCLGALLRQGGDPNARSVEALTPLHVAAAWGCRRGLELLLSQGANPALRDQDGLRPLDLALQQGHLECARVLQDLDTRTRTRTRIGAETQEPEAAPGTPGLSGSPDEMLDSIALQTQPCRGDNRDMGLEADSGPPSLPVPLEIVDKDGSSASPPGHWDYSSDASFITAVEVSGAEDPASDTPPRAGSLPPTRQGLLHVVHATQRVPRSQGTEAELNARLQALTLTPPNAAGFQSSPSSMPLLVRSPAHSPPQTPPAGPSDCHSLWEHQTSIDSDMATLWPTEDEASSTGGRDPVGCCQHPPVSIVSDLELLQGLRALGENPGPVTPFTRRFYLQRLKEAQIAPGPEFSGHSLELAAALRTGCIPDVQADEDALAQQFEQPDPTRRWREGVVKSSFTYLLLDPRETQDLPARAFSLTPAERLQTFVRAIFYVGKGTRARPYVHLWEALGHHGRSRKQGSRRSPTRNKGTAMEWWQAGHLLVAGAWGCTCCTAPSSSSWLKASDSFVPRTFRPGAECWGVGHPAWEEMFECSSCPVLTAAPISGFRRGVCVCREHQGRSPV from the exons ATGAGCCGAGGGGCGGAGCGGCGCATGCCCACAAGCCAGCCGCGGGAAGTAGGAAATCGACCCGCCAGGCG GGCGGTAGAGGAGCTGCTGCGCTGCGGCGCGGACCCTAATTTGGTGCTGGAGGATGGCGCAGCTGCTGTGCACTTGGCTGCCGGAGCCCGGCACCCGCGCGGCCTGCGTTGCCTCGGGGCCCTACTGCGCCAAGGCGGGGACCCCAACGCTCG ATCTGTCGAGGCATTGACGCCGCTGCATGTGGCCGCTGCCTGGGGCTGCCGCCGCGGCCTGGAGCTGCTGCTGAGCCAAGGAGCAAACCCGGCGCTGCGCGACCAG GACGGACTCCGGCCGCTGGACCTGGCCCTGCAGCAGGGGCACCTGGAGTGTGCGCGAGTCCTGCAAGATCTCGACACGCGGACCAGGACCCGGACCCGGATCGGGGCAGAGACCCAGGAGCCCGAGGCTGCACCTGGCA CTCCAGGCCTCTCTGGATCTCCTGATGAGATGCTGGACTCCATAGCACTCCAAACGCAGCCATGCAGAGGTGACAACAGGGACATGGGCTTGGAGGCTGACTCAGGACCCCCCAGCCTCCCTGTTCCCCTTGAAATTGTGGACAAAGATGGGAGCTCAGCGTCCCCTCCAgggcactgggattacagctcaGATGCCTCTTTCATCACAGCAGTTGAGGTCTCTGGAGCGGAGGACCCAGCCTCGGACACTCCCCCCCGGGCTGGGTCATTGCCACCGACCAGGCAGGGACTTCTGCATGTTGTCCATGCCACCCAGAGGGTACCTAGGTCTCAGGGCACGGAGGCAGAACTGAATGCCCGTCTGCAGGCCCTGACTCTGACCCCACCAAATGCTGCTGGCTTCCAgtcctccccttcctccatgcCTCTCCTCGTCAGGAGTCCAGCTCACAGCCCCCCACAGACACCACCCGCTGGACCTTCTGACTGCCACAGCCTGTGGGAGCACCAGACATCCATTGATAGTGACATGGCGACGCTCTGGCCGACAGAGGATGAGGCAAGCTCTACAGGTGGCAGGGACCCTGTCGGCTGTTGCCAGCACCCGCCAGTCTCCATTGTGTCTGACTTGGAGTTGCTGCAGGGGCTCCGAGCGCTTGGTGAGAATCCTGGCCCTGTCACACCCTTCACCCGGCGATTCTACCTCCAGCGGCTGAAAGAAGCCCAGATTGCCCCTG GCCCAGAGTTTTCAGGGCACAGCCTAGAACTGGCTGCAGCCCTGCGGACAGGCTGTATTCCAGATGTCCAGGCAGATGAAGACGCGCTGGCCCAGCAGTTTGAGCAGCCAGATCCCACCAGGAGGTGGCGGGAGGGGGTCGTGAAGTCTAGCTTCACATATTTGCTGCTGGACCCCAG GGAGACTCAGGACCTGCCAGCCCGAGCCTTCTCACTGACCCCAGCTGAGCGCCTTCAGACTTTCGTCCGTGCCATCTTCTACGTGGGCAAAGGGACGAGGGCCCGGCCATATGTCCACCTCTGGGAAGCCCTTGGTCACCATGGGCGGTCAAGAAAACAG GGATCCAGACGCTCACCAACCAGAAACAAGGGCACTGCTATGGAGTGGTGGCAGGCTGGCCACCTGCTCGTCGCCGGCGCTTGGGGGTGCACCTGCTGCACCGCGCCCTCCTCGTCTTCCTGGCTGAAGGCGAGCGACAGCTTCGTCCCCAGGACATTCAGGCCCGGGGCTGAGTGCTGGGGAGTTGGCCATCCAGCCTGGGAAGAAATGTTTGAATGTTCCAGCTGCCCTGTGCTGACAGCAGCCCCCATCTCTGGTTTCAgaaggggggtgtgtgtgtgtagggagcaCCAGGGCAGATCTCCAGTCTGA
- the ANKLE1 gene encoding ankyrin repeat and LEM domain-containing protein 1 isoform X4, with amino-acid sequence MWTPVRRGAAWLGTLLSPGEGPHEPRGGAAHAHKPAAGSRKSTRQAVRFGPRQGMCSEALLARRLRSALREEEPWAVEELLRCGADPNLVLEDGAAAVHLAAGARHPRGLRCLGALLRQGGDPNARSVEALTPLHVAAAWGCRRGLELLLSQGANPALRDQDGLRPLDLALQQGHLECARVLQDLDTRTRTRTRIGAETQEPEAAPGTPGLSGSPDEMLDSIALQTQPCRGDNRDMGLEADSGPPSLPVPLEIVDKDGSSASPPGHWDYSSDASFITAVEVSGAEDPASDTPPRAGSLPPTRQGLLHVVHATQRVPRSQGTEAELNARLQALTLTPPNAAGFQSSPSSMPLLVRSPAHSPPQTPPAGPSDCHSLWEHQTSIDSDMATLWPTEDEASSTGGRDPVGCCQHPPVSIVSDLELLQGLRALGPEFSGHSLELAAALRTGCIPDVQADEDALAQQFEQPDPTRRWREGVVKSSFTYLLLDPRETQDLPARAFSLTPAERLQTFVRAIFYVGKGTRARPYVHLWEALGHHGRSRKQGSRRSPTRNKGTAMEWWQAGHLLVAGAWGCTCCTAPSSSSWLKASDSFVPRTFRPGAECWGVGHPAWEEMFECSSCPVLTAAPISGFRRGVCVCREHQGRSPV; translated from the exons ATGTGGACCCCGGTGCGGCGCGGGGCAGCCTGGCTGGGAACCCTGCTCAGCCCCGGAGAGGGTCCCCATGAGCCGAGGGGCGGAGCGGCGCATGCCCACAAGCCAGCCGCGGGAAGTAGGAAATCGACCCGCCAGGCGGTGCGCTTCGGACCCCGCCAGGGCATGTGCTCCGAGGCCCTCCTGGCTCGCAGGTTGCGGTCGGCGCTGCGGGAGGAGGAGCCGTG GGCGGTAGAGGAGCTGCTGCGCTGCGGCGCGGACCCTAATTTGGTGCTGGAGGATGGCGCAGCTGCTGTGCACTTGGCTGCCGGAGCCCGGCACCCGCGCGGCCTGCGTTGCCTCGGGGCCCTACTGCGCCAAGGCGGGGACCCCAACGCTCG ATCTGTCGAGGCATTGACGCCGCTGCATGTGGCCGCTGCCTGGGGCTGCCGCCGCGGCCTGGAGCTGCTGCTGAGCCAAGGAGCAAACCCGGCGCTGCGCGACCAG GACGGACTCCGGCCGCTGGACCTGGCCCTGCAGCAGGGGCACCTGGAGTGTGCGCGAGTCCTGCAAGATCTCGACACGCGGACCAGGACCCGGACCCGGATCGGGGCAGAGACCCAGGAGCCCGAGGCTGCACCTGGCA CTCCAGGCCTCTCTGGATCTCCTGATGAGATGCTGGACTCCATAGCACTCCAAACGCAGCCATGCAGAGGTGACAACAGGGACATGGGCTTGGAGGCTGACTCAGGACCCCCCAGCCTCCCTGTTCCCCTTGAAATTGTGGACAAAGATGGGAGCTCAGCGTCCCCTCCAgggcactgggattacagctcaGATGCCTCTTTCATCACAGCAGTTGAGGTCTCTGGAGCGGAGGACCCAGCCTCGGACACTCCCCCCCGGGCTGGGTCATTGCCACCGACCAGGCAGGGACTTCTGCATGTTGTCCATGCCACCCAGAGGGTACCTAGGTCTCAGGGCACGGAGGCAGAACTGAATGCCCGTCTGCAGGCCCTGACTCTGACCCCACCAAATGCTGCTGGCTTCCAgtcctccccttcctccatgcCTCTCCTCGTCAGGAGTCCAGCTCACAGCCCCCCACAGACACCACCCGCTGGACCTTCTGACTGCCACAGCCTGTGGGAGCACCAGACATCCATTGATAGTGACATGGCGACGCTCTGGCCGACAGAGGATGAGGCAAGCTCTACAGGTGGCAGGGACCCTGTCGGCTGTTGCCAGCACCCGCCAGTCTCCATTGTGTCTGACTTGGAGTTGCTGCAGGGGCTCCGAGCGCTTG GCCCAGAGTTTTCAGGGCACAGCCTAGAACTGGCTGCAGCCCTGCGGACAGGCTGTATTCCAGATGTCCAGGCAGATGAAGACGCGCTGGCCCAGCAGTTTGAGCAGCCAGATCCCACCAGGAGGTGGCGGGAGGGGGTCGTGAAGTCTAGCTTCACATATTTGCTGCTGGACCCCAG GGAGACTCAGGACCTGCCAGCCCGAGCCTTCTCACTGACCCCAGCTGAGCGCCTTCAGACTTTCGTCCGTGCCATCTTCTACGTGGGCAAAGGGACGAGGGCCCGGCCATATGTCCACCTCTGGGAAGCCCTTGGTCACCATGGGCGGTCAAGAAAACAG GGATCCAGACGCTCACCAACCAGAAACAAGGGCACTGCTATGGAGTGGTGGCAGGCTGGCCACCTGCTCGTCGCCGGCGCTTGGGGGTGCACCTGCTGCACCGCGCCCTCCTCGTCTTCCTGGCTGAAGGCGAGCGACAGCTTCGTCCCCAGGACATTCAGGCCCGGGGCTGAGTGCTGGGGAGTTGGCCATCCAGCCTGGGAAGAAATGTTTGAATGTTCCAGCTGCCCTGTGCTGACAGCAGCCCCCATCTCTGGTTTCAgaaggggggtgtgtgtgtgtagggagcaCCAGGGCAGATCTCCAGTCTGA
- the ANKLE1 gene encoding ankyrin repeat and LEM domain-containing protein 1 isoform X1 yields the protein MWTPVRRGAAWLGTLLSPGEGPHEPRGGAAHAHKPAAGSRKSTRQAVRFGPRQGMCSEALLARRLRSALREEEPWAVEELLRCGADPNLVLEDGAAAVHLAAGARHPRGLRCLGALLRQGGDPNARSVEALTPLHVAAAWGCRRGLELLLSQGANPALRDQDGLRPLDLALQQGHLECARVLQDLDTRTRTRTRIGAETQEPEAAPGTPGLSGSPDEMLDSIALQTQPCRGDNRDMGLEADSGPPSLPVPLEIVDKDGSSASPPGHWDYSSDASFITAVEVSGAEDPASDTPPRAGSLPPTRQGLLHVVHATQRVPRSQGTEAELNARLQALTLTPPNAAGFQSSPSSMPLLVRSPAHSPPQTPPAGPSDCHSLWEHQTSIDSDMATLWPTEDEASSTGGRDPVGCCQHPPVSIVSDLELLQGLRALGENPGPVTPFTRRFYLQRLKEAQIAPGPEFSGHSLELAAALRTGCIPDVQADEDALAQQFEQPDPTRRWREGVVKSSFTYLLLDPRETQDLPARAFSLTPAERLQTFVRAIFYVGKGTRARPYVHLWEALGHHGRSRKQGSRRSPTRNKGTAMEWWQAGHLLVAGAWGCTCCTAPSSSSWLKASDSFVPRTFRPGAECWGVGHPAWEEMFECSSCPVLTAAPISGFRRGVCVCREHQGRSPV from the exons ATGTGGACCCCGGTGCGGCGCGGGGCAGCCTGGCTGGGAACCCTGCTCAGCCCCGGAGAGGGTCCCCATGAGCCGAGGGGCGGAGCGGCGCATGCCCACAAGCCAGCCGCGGGAAGTAGGAAATCGACCCGCCAGGCGGTGCGCTTCGGACCCCGCCAGGGCATGTGCTCCGAGGCCCTCCTGGCTCGCAGGTTGCGGTCGGCGCTGCGGGAGGAGGAGCCGTG GGCGGTAGAGGAGCTGCTGCGCTGCGGCGCGGACCCTAATTTGGTGCTGGAGGATGGCGCAGCTGCTGTGCACTTGGCTGCCGGAGCCCGGCACCCGCGCGGCCTGCGTTGCCTCGGGGCCCTACTGCGCCAAGGCGGGGACCCCAACGCTCG ATCTGTCGAGGCATTGACGCCGCTGCATGTGGCCGCTGCCTGGGGCTGCCGCCGCGGCCTGGAGCTGCTGCTGAGCCAAGGAGCAAACCCGGCGCTGCGCGACCAG GACGGACTCCGGCCGCTGGACCTGGCCCTGCAGCAGGGGCACCTGGAGTGTGCGCGAGTCCTGCAAGATCTCGACACGCGGACCAGGACCCGGACCCGGATCGGGGCAGAGACCCAGGAGCCCGAGGCTGCACCTGGCA CTCCAGGCCTCTCTGGATCTCCTGATGAGATGCTGGACTCCATAGCACTCCAAACGCAGCCATGCAGAGGTGACAACAGGGACATGGGCTTGGAGGCTGACTCAGGACCCCCCAGCCTCCCTGTTCCCCTTGAAATTGTGGACAAAGATGGGAGCTCAGCGTCCCCTCCAgggcactgggattacagctcaGATGCCTCTTTCATCACAGCAGTTGAGGTCTCTGGAGCGGAGGACCCAGCCTCGGACACTCCCCCCCGGGCTGGGTCATTGCCACCGACCAGGCAGGGACTTCTGCATGTTGTCCATGCCACCCAGAGGGTACCTAGGTCTCAGGGCACGGAGGCAGAACTGAATGCCCGTCTGCAGGCCCTGACTCTGACCCCACCAAATGCTGCTGGCTTCCAgtcctccccttcctccatgcCTCTCCTCGTCAGGAGTCCAGCTCACAGCCCCCCACAGACACCACCCGCTGGACCTTCTGACTGCCACAGCCTGTGGGAGCACCAGACATCCATTGATAGTGACATGGCGACGCTCTGGCCGACAGAGGATGAGGCAAGCTCTACAGGTGGCAGGGACCCTGTCGGCTGTTGCCAGCACCCGCCAGTCTCCATTGTGTCTGACTTGGAGTTGCTGCAGGGGCTCCGAGCGCTTGGTGAGAATCCTGGCCCTGTCACACCCTTCACCCGGCGATTCTACCTCCAGCGGCTGAAAGAAGCCCAGATTGCCCCTG GCCCAGAGTTTTCAGGGCACAGCCTAGAACTGGCTGCAGCCCTGCGGACAGGCTGTATTCCAGATGTCCAGGCAGATGAAGACGCGCTGGCCCAGCAGTTTGAGCAGCCAGATCCCACCAGGAGGTGGCGGGAGGGGGTCGTGAAGTCTAGCTTCACATATTTGCTGCTGGACCCCAG GGAGACTCAGGACCTGCCAGCCCGAGCCTTCTCACTGACCCCAGCTGAGCGCCTTCAGACTTTCGTCCGTGCCATCTTCTACGTGGGCAAAGGGACGAGGGCCCGGCCATATGTCCACCTCTGGGAAGCCCTTGGTCACCATGGGCGGTCAAGAAAACAG GGATCCAGACGCTCACCAACCAGAAACAAGGGCACTGCTATGGAGTGGTGGCAGGCTGGCCACCTGCTCGTCGCCGGCGCTTGGGGGTGCACCTGCTGCACCGCGCCCTCCTCGTCTTCCTGGCTGAAGGCGAGCGACAGCTTCGTCCCCAGGACATTCAGGCCCGGGGCTGAGTGCTGGGGAGTTGGCCATCCAGCCTGGGAAGAAATGTTTGAATGTTCCAGCTGCCCTGTGCTGACAGCAGCCCCCATCTCTGGTTTCAgaaggggggtgtgtgtgtgtagggagcaCCAGGGCAGATCTCCAGTCTGA